The Danio rerio strain Tuebingen ecotype United States chromosome 10, GRCz12tu, whole genome shotgun sequence genome contains a region encoding:
- the crebzf gene encoding CREB/ATF bZIP transcription factor isoform X2 encodes MITRKRGRSSINTNTTCSSTSHETVDASKTSSASETNTHTSPESDTNDWGLDDLLGSEFNWDLDKDMLEAFSSFESQTSVYNETIQSAELDVSASRMVQRSKLLDVSGRIINKNAIAARINRLKKKEYVSGLEQRVGSLTTENRVLKQENGNLNKRVEELENETRYLRAVLANESMLAQLLSRLSGVNGMKFSTSLFQEPNENDHDYAMPMKRVKVEDKETAGGVCLHVDKDHVSVEFCTKCAESSSLSHKIFLLGAWSAHAERPGHRTSMTAEIHVDFAVGENRRVGTCSLHHGLVNLRKTAISSLSTRAFSCLCKVDKEWWWFLPDIFKCILHNSLMVLVIQ; translated from the exons ATGATCACCAGAAAAAGAGGAAGAAGCAGCATTAACACAAATACCACATGTTCAAGCACTTCCCATGAGACTGTTGACGCTTCAAAAACCAGTAGTGCAAGTGAAACAAACACGCACACCTCTCCAGAAAGCGACACCAACGATTGGGGCTTGGATGATCTGCTTGGCTCCGAGTTCAACTGGGACCTGGACAAGGATATGCTTGAAGCTTTCAGCAGCTTTGAATCGCAGACATCAGTCTACAATGAAACAATCCAAAGTGCAGAGCTTGATGTTTCCGCATCACGTATGGTCCAGAGGTCAAAACTACTAGACGTCTCCGGCCGGATCATCAACAAGAACGCCATAGCTGCAAGGATAAACCGATTAAAGAAGAAAGAATACGTCAGTGGCTTGGAGCAGAGAGTTGGCTCTTTGACTACAGAAAACCGCGTGCTCAAGCAGGAAAACGGAAATCTCAACAAGAGAGTGGAAGAGTTGGAGAATGAAACTAGGTACTTGAGAGCCGTGTTGGCTAATGAGAGCATGCTGGCTCAGCTGTTGTCTAGATTGAGCGGTGTGAACGGCATGAAATTTTCTACCTCGCTTTTCCAGGAACCCAATGAGAACGACCACGATTATGCCATGCCGATGAAGAGGGTGAAGGTGGAAGACAAAGAAACTGCAGGTGGCGTCTGCCTGCATGTGGACAAAGACCATGTCTCGGTGGAATTCTGCACCAAGTGTGCAGAGAGTTCAAGCTTGTCACATAAAAT TTTTCTTCTAGGTGCTTGGTCCGCCCATGCTGAACGACCGGGTCACAGAACATCCATGACTGCTGAAATCCATG TGGATTTtgctgtgggggaaaacagaagAGTCGGGACCTGCAGCTTGCATCATGGCCTGGTAAATTTAAGAAAG ACAGCAATTTCTTCGCTCTCTACAAGAGCCTTTTCTTGCCTCTGCAAGGTGGATAAAGAGTGGTGGTGGTTTCTCCCAGATATATTCAAGTGTATACTGCACAATTCCTTAATGGTACTGGTAATTCAgtaa
- the crebzf gene encoding CREB/ATF bZIP transcription factor isoform X1 has protein sequence MITRKRGRSSINTNTTCSSTSHETVDASKTSSASETNTHTSPESDTNDWGLDDLLGSEFNWDLDKDMLEAFSSFESQTSVYNETIQSAELDVSASRMVQRSKLLDVSGRIINKNAIAARINRLKKKEYVSGLEQRVGSLTTENRVLKQENGNLNKRVEELENETRYLRAVLANESMLAQLLSRLSGVNGMKFSTSLFQEPNENDHDYAMPMKRVKVEDKETAGGVCLHVDKDHVSVEFCTKCAESSSLSHKIFLLGAWSAHAERPGHRTSMTAEIHVDFAVGENRRVGTCSLHHGLVNLRKVVHESTAISSLSTRAFSCLCKVDKEWWWFLPDIFKCILHNSLMVLVIQ, from the exons ATGATCACCAGAAAAAGAGGAAGAAGCAGCATTAACACAAATACCACATGTTCAAGCACTTCCCATGAGACTGTTGACGCTTCAAAAACCAGTAGTGCAAGTGAAACAAACACGCACACCTCTCCAGAAAGCGACACCAACGATTGGGGCTTGGATGATCTGCTTGGCTCCGAGTTCAACTGGGACCTGGACAAGGATATGCTTGAAGCTTTCAGCAGCTTTGAATCGCAGACATCAGTCTACAATGAAACAATCCAAAGTGCAGAGCTTGATGTTTCCGCATCACGTATGGTCCAGAGGTCAAAACTACTAGACGTCTCCGGCCGGATCATCAACAAGAACGCCATAGCTGCAAGGATAAACCGATTAAAGAAGAAAGAATACGTCAGTGGCTTGGAGCAGAGAGTTGGCTCTTTGACTACAGAAAACCGCGTGCTCAAGCAGGAAAACGGAAATCTCAACAAGAGAGTGGAAGAGTTGGAGAATGAAACTAGGTACTTGAGAGCCGTGTTGGCTAATGAGAGCATGCTGGCTCAGCTGTTGTCTAGATTGAGCGGTGTGAACGGCATGAAATTTTCTACCTCGCTTTTCCAGGAACCCAATGAGAACGACCACGATTATGCCATGCCGATGAAGAGGGTGAAGGTGGAAGACAAAGAAACTGCAGGTGGCGTCTGCCTGCATGTGGACAAAGACCATGTCTCGGTGGAATTCTGCACCAAGTGTGCAGAGAGTTCAAGCTTGTCACATAAAAT TTTTCTTCTAGGTGCTTGGTCCGCCCATGCTGAACGACCGGGTCACAGAACATCCATGACTGCTGAAATCCATG TGGATTTtgctgtgggggaaaacagaagAGTCGGGACCTGCAGCTTGCATCATGGCCTGGTAAATTTAAGAAAGGTAGTACATGAAAGT ACAGCAATTTCTTCGCTCTCTACAAGAGCCTTTTCTTGCCTCTGCAAGGTGGATAAAGAGTGGTGGTGGTTTCTCCCAGATATATTCAAGTGTATACTGCACAATTCCTTAATGGTACTGGTAATTCAgtaa